The Euphorbia lathyris chromosome 3, ddEupLath1.1, whole genome shotgun sequence genome contains a region encoding:
- the LOC136222932 gene encoding uncharacterized protein: MGNKPAAEKKERKREELLLKIMPPVDRAYIRWLSRDLEMIHGYTVRNCSAVKPPDHYIEYMKLHGWLDLDMDDPDLVHLFRGK, encoded by the coding sequence ATGGGAAACAAGCCTGCGGCTGAAAAGAAAGAGCGAAAAAGGGAGGAACTTCTGTTAAAAATCATGCCTCCAGTAGACCGCGCTTATATTCGATGGCTCTCTCGTGATCTTGAGATGATTCATGGCTATACTGTAAGAAACTGTTCCGCAGTGAAGCCACCAGATCATTATATTGAATACATGAAGTTACACGGATGGTTAGACTTAGACATGGATGATCCTGATCTGGTCCATTTGTTTCGAGGTAAATAA
- the LOC136222931 gene encoding uncharacterized protein, with product MQKYGLQLRVKSQQAKKPPRPPLPAPVGFRDNEDDDVEKEISRHAAKNKSLKDIEEQHKKALEEDPSVFDYDGVYDQMKQKIAQPRQQEREERKPRYIEALIKKAELRQREHEVIYEKKLAKERSKDDDLYADKDKFVTSAYKKKLAEQAKWMEEERLRQLKEDKDDVTKKSDLTDFYFNLGKNVAFGAKDAEARKQEKQAELRKLEKLDTEALAGTSDRNSSSQGSKSDVQSSGVKEASRDEASPSPHPPPRRNSESLDEKPVVNEQVLPTPTQAVTSTEQPLADQPKNDHHKRNEDALAAAKERFLARKRAKFLV from the exons ATGCAGAAGTACGGTTTGCAGTTGAGGGTAAAATCCCAGCAGGCCAAAAAGCCGCCTAGGCCTCCCCTTCCGGCACCTGTTGGGTTTCGCGATAACGAGGATGACGATGTTGAAAAGGAGATTTCTCGGCACGCAGCCAAGAATAAGTCACTCAAGGAT ATTGAGGAGCAGCATAAGAAAGCCTTGGAAGAGGATCCATCAGTATTTGACTATGATGGCGTTTATGATCAGATGAAGCAGAAAATTGCTCAGCCACGACAACAGGAACGCGAGGAAAGAAAG CCTAGATATATAGAAGCTTTGATCAAGAAAGCAGAACTACGGCAACGAGAACATGAGGTAATATATGAGAAAAAACTCGCTAAAGAAAGAAGCAAGGATGATGACCTCTATGCAGACAAGGACAAATTTGTTACAAGTGCCTACAAGAAGAAACTCGCAGAGCAGGCAAAATGGATGGAGGAAGAGCGCCTTCGCCAACTTAAAGAGGATAAAGATGAT GTCACGAAGAAAAGCGATTTGACCGACTTTTACTTCAATCTCGGAAAAAATGTCGCATTTGGCGCAAAAGATGCTGAGGCAAGGAAGCAAGAGAAACAAGCTGAACTCAGGAAGCTAGAGAAGTTGGATACTGAAGCCCTGGCTGGTACATCCGATAGGAATTCTTCATCGCAAGGCTCAAAATCAGATGTACAGTCATCCGGAGTGAAAGAAGCAAGTCGGGATGAAGCTTCTCCTTCCCCTCATCCTCCTCCTAGAAGAAATTCAGAGTCCTTGGATGAGAAACCAGTTGTTAATGAACAAGTTCTTCCAACTCCAACACAAGCGGTGACATCAACTGAACAACCATTGGCCGATCAACCAAAGAACGATCATCATAAAAGAAATGAGGATGCGCTAGCTGCTGCTAAGGAACGATTTCTGGCACGAAAGAGGGCGAAGTTTCTGGTATAA